AGATCAAACGAAAGCCGATAGCCTGTTTAAGCACGTTCGCCACGGATCCGACGAGCCAGCTGGATGTCCTTTGGCATGATGGTAACACGCTTGGCGTGGATCGCGCATAGATTGGTGTCCTCGAACAAACCGACTAGATAGGCTTCGCTGGCCTCCTGCAGTGCCATGACGGCGGAACTCTGGAAGCGAAGGTCGGTCTTGAAATCTTGGGCAATTTCACGCACTAAACGCTGGAACGGCAGCTTGCGAATCAACAGCTCAGTCGATTTCTGGTAACGACGGATCTCCCGAAGGGCTACTGTTCCTGGCCGATAACGATGGGGTTTCTTCACTCCGCCAGTAGCAGGAGCACTTTTGCGAGCAGCCTTTGTCGCCAGTTGCTTACGAGGAGCCTTTCCTCCGGTCGATTTACGAGCGGTCTGCTTGGTACGagccattatttctttcttttgctTATCCTTTCTCTCTACACCGTACTGTAcgcgttgaaaacaaaacacagaatGAGCTCAAAACGGACCTGGCTGGCTGTTTTATACCTGCCCGACCGCTCTGAAGCAGCCAATCAGCACAAAGCAAAGCACGAAACGGACCCTCTCGGTAGGTATAAAAAAAAGCACCGGTCTGCGAAGTGGCATTAGTTTCACTTGTACTGTCTTACTTGCAAGAACAAGCAGCTAGCAGAGAAAAATGACTGGTCGCGGCAAAGGAGGAAAGGGACTCGGAAAAGGAGGCGCCAAGCGTCATCGTAAAGTGCTTCGTGATAACATCCAGGGAATTACCAAGCCCGCTATCCGTCGTCTGGCTCGTCGTGGTGGTGTCAAGCGTATCTCCGGTCTGATCTATGAGGAAACTCGTGGAGTGCTGAAGGTGTTCCTGGAAAATGTGATCCGAGATGCAGTAACCTACACTGAACACGCCAAGCGCAAGACCGTCACCGCCATGGATGTCGTGTATGCTCTGAAGCGACAGGGTCGCACTCTGTATGGTTTCGGAGGTTAAACGTCGTAACGAGAACACACATAACATAATACGGAAGGATAAaaggcccttttcagggccaccAATATGTTTCGCAAAGAATTAGTTAGCATTTGCTGGTATTCATTATAATCTAtaatcatgatgatgatgatgatgatggtggtggtggtggtgatgataTGAGAATAGTAAGAAGTGTGCAATAGAGTAGTGAGTAGTGTGAATTCAaccgggttcgaaactgactagaTTTTTCAGTCCAACAACTAGGTTTTCAAacaaaagcggcccttacacgagcattaaaaatgtcagttttaatgtaactaagtaatgatgtatttcaaatttgtttgaaatctcgtcattactgcaccattacacgttcattaataattcagtaatgacatttttaatgctcgtgtaagggccgctaaacaATTTAACCAGCAgtcgttagggtggaaactggtttTCGGTTTCGCATCAAGCAAACACGACATTATTATTTCTGGTCGGTTGTGAGTTTCAAACTGCTGTTGACACTTGAGTACTACTTAACGCGCCGCTGAAAAACGTAACATTTGAGAAATGAAATTAGTTATGTTGTTTAACATGAACTATCTTTTCGAAATCATTCATTCCCATTCAACTGTTCTGGTCAACTGTCAATGCTGTTGGCTTCGAATTTCGACTATACAACATGCAGCATTTGCTCAAAGCCGCCTAGGATAGAAAAACGATTGCTGTTGATATGTCATTGGTTGGTTTACAGTAGCATGCATGTGTATGTGTAGCAATTTATTATTTGGTTGGTCGACCAAGTCTGTCGATTGGTCCGAAAAGTAATCGAtacttttctttatttcgaaaccAACATATTTTTGCTCCGAACAATATATTGTCCATATGGCATGGATGAATACTCCGAAACGCGAGAACAATTGTACCTGTGTTGTTCataatttgttctgtttttCTCGTTAGGTGTTTGTTGGCTGATGAAAGTAAAATCATCAACGAACAAAATGTGTTTGGTGATTGAATGAGGGAAATATGCGAACTTAACACTTTGTGTAGATTTGTTTGTGGCCCTTAAAAGGGCCGATTATGCTTGGCGATTCGTATGCACACACACGATCGGGGGGGTTTGGTTGTTCTCACTCAGTTTACTTGGAGCTAGTGTACTTGGTGACGGCTTTGGTTCCTTCCGAAACGGCGTGCTTGGCCAACTCTCCTGGCAAAAGCAGACGAACGGCGGTCTGGATTTCGCGAGAGGTAATCGTCGAACGTTTGTTGTAATGGGCCAAACGCGAT
This genomic window from Malaya genurostris strain Urasoe2022 chromosome 1, Malgen_1.1, whole genome shotgun sequence contains:
- the LOC131440706 gene encoding histone H3; the encoded protein is MARTKQTARKSTGGKAPRKQLATKAARKSAPATGGVKKPHRYRPGTVALREIRRYQKSTELLIRKLPFQRLVREIAQDFKTDLRFQSSAVMALQEASEAYLVGLFEDTNLCAIHAKRVTIMPKDIQLARRIRGERA
- the LOC131440730 gene encoding histone H4, translated to MTGRGKGGKGLGKGGAKRHRKVLRDNIQGITKPAIRRLARRGGVKRISGLIYEETRGVLKVFLENVIRDAVTYTEHAKRKTVTAMDVVYALKRQGRTLYGFGG